In Aegilops tauschii subsp. strangulata cultivar AL8/78 chromosome 3, Aet v6.0, whole genome shotgun sequence, one genomic interval encodes:
- the LOC141042603 gene encoding secreted RxLR effector protein 161-like, with the protein MENSKKGLLPMSPDTVLCKNQGPRTLDERVQMNDVPYASAVGSIMYAMLCTRPDVSYVLSVSSRYQCDPGLEHWAAVKGILKYIRRTKDLLLVYGGDEELIVSGYTDAGFMTDPDDFKSQSGYVFILNGGTVDWKSSKLKTVADSTTEAEYIAASEASKEAVWIKQFLEDLGVVPSAQDPVEIYCDNSGAVAQAWEPSSHHKTRHIERKYKLI; encoded by the coding sequence ATGGAGAACTCCAAGAAGGGCCTTCTCCCCATGTCACCTGACACAGTGCTTTGCAAGAATCAGGGTCCTCGGACGCTCGATGAGCGAGTGCAAATGAATGATGTTCCATATGCCTCGGCAGTtggttctattatgtatgccatgctatgtacaagACCGGACGTTTCCTATGTGCTAAGTGTTAGCAGCCGGTACCAATGTGATCCAGGATTGGAACACTGGGCCGCAGTCAAGGGTATTCTTAAGTACATCAGAAGGACCAAGGATTTACTCCTTGTGtacggaggtgatgaagagctcattGTAAGTGGTTACACTGATGCAGGCTTCATGACTGACCCAGATGACTTCAAATCTCAATCAGGCTATGTTTTCATATTGAACGGTGGCACAGTTGATTGGAAAAGTTCCAAACTAAAGACTGTGGCGGATTCTACGACGGAGGCGGAATATATTGCTGCTTCAGAAGCCTCCAAGGAGGCGGTATGGATCAAGCAATTTCTTGAAGACCTTGGTGTGGTTCCTAGTGCCCAGGACCCGGTGGAGatctattgtgataatagtggcgcCGTGGCTCAGGCATGGGAGCCAAGTTCGCACCATAAGACAAGACATATTGAACGCAAATATAAACTCATTTGA